In Pongo abelii isolate AG06213 chromosome 5, NHGRI_mPonAbe1-v2.0_pri, whole genome shotgun sequence, the DNA window GGAAAATCCACCCTAAGCAGACGTGTCATGACTAATGTTGAACAATGGACTcgtcggccgggtgcagtggctcgtgcctgtaattactcccagcactttgggaggcagaagcgggtgggtcacgagttcaggagatcaaaaccatcctggctaacacggtgaaaccctgtctctactaaaaataccaaaaaaaaaaaaaaaacattggccaggcatggtggcgggcgcctgtagtcccagctactcgggaagctgaggcaggagaatggcgtgaacccaggaggcagagcttgcagtgagccgagatcgcaccactgccctccagcctgggcgacagagcgagacttccatctcaaaaacaaaacaacaactaaAAAAGAACAATGGACTCACCATCCGATGGGCTCACTCACTGCCAGATCACTCTTCATGGAAGTATTTGTATTCCAGTCCTTTCTATGGAAAGAActtaacattttccttttcacAACTCTGTATTTTCAGAAACATGAGAGTCGAAGTTTCTTAATTTTCAGGACTGTCTATGTTGaacatcaaaatatattatttagagcAGATCTTTAATAATCATATGGCAAGAGAAAAACTTTCATAATCTTATGACATGAGGGAAGGAATACTAAAGCCCTCCTGTGGGTTATTATCTCTAACGTTCACAATAGAATAGGCTTtgccagctgggtgcggtggctcatgcctgtaatcccagcactttgcgaggccaaggtgggcaaatcacgaggtcaggagtttgagaccagcctgaccaacatggtgaaaccccgtcgagaccaacctgaccaaaacggtgaaaccccgtctctactaaaaacacaaaaattagctgggtgtggtggtgggcgcctgtaatcccagctactcaggaggctgaggcaggagaatcgcttgaaccagggagatggagcttgcaaagagcggagatcacgccaccaactccagcctgggcgacaaagcaagactctgtctaaaaaaaaaaaagaataggcttTGCCCACTGTACTCTCTCATATTCATTGACCTGAATCCTCAAATGAGGTGTGTCCATTAGTCAACTCCAATCTCTTGTCATATATAAGATGGTAGAGATGAGAAGAAGGTAGCTCCTTTACAGCCCACTATTTCCACTAACTACGACATGTGTTTCAAGAAATAGCCTTCCATCCTTCTCCAGTGTTGAGAGTGTTGAACCTCAGAGTTTCTCCTCTCATCTTCTCTAAATGAGGCACAATGCCAGCCATCCCAAGCTCTTGGCCTGAGTTGATCATCTTGAAGTCTAGGACTCCAAGAAGCATGAAAGAGCTTCTTTAGTGAAGCTATGTCCTCAGTACTGCCAAAATTCAGACAATCTCCATGGCCTGACAATTTACCTTCTATTTGGGTAATTTATTGTCCCTTACGCAAACTCTCCAGCTGTCATGGCACAGACATATGATCTGTATTTAGCTCTCACTTTAGGTGTTTCCATTGATTCTATTCTCACTAATGTGCTTCAGGTATATCCCTGTCTAGAACTCAGATTGGGATTAAAGAGTCTGTCCGTGATTGACTAACAGTCTTAAATACTTgatttgttgtcgttgttgtccTGTTTGTTTGATTAAGAACTTTACTTGTTTATCCAATGAACTGAGTATCTTGTGTCCTGGACCTTTTGCAAGAACCCTTCCCCTAGCAACAGATGCGtcatctcaaattatttttctgattggcCAATGAGTAattgatttgcattttaatgGTCAGACTCTATTACACCccacattctcttttcttttattcttgtctGTTCTGCTTCACTCCCGAGCTCTCCTGACTCCCAACAGAGCACCCAAGAAGAAAATGGCCGTAAGTGGAGTCCCCATGCTAGGAGTTTTCATCATAGCTGTGCTGATGAGCGCTCAGGAATCACGGGCTATCAAAGGTAGGTGCTGAGGGAATGAAATCTGGGACAATAGACTATGAAGCATTGGAGAAATGAACTATGGACATTTGGAAGATAATATGTGGAGTGAAAGAAAAGTGTGACAGGTATTACGTGGTCTAGACAGAAAGTATAACAAATTGTGGTTTGGTGGAGTTCTTCCCTCACCACAAACTGAAGTAAGTCAAATTTGGTTTAGAGGATCAAAACTGAGTTGTGTATTGATGAATAGCACGGTCCTGCTACAAGCCaaactgggggtgggggaggaagaaTATTTTCTGGCAAGCATTAACAAGTTGTATTTCTGGGCTTTAATTATTCTTTCTGgaaaattagtaaaattaaaaactaaaaaccacACATAGTTTTGctagaattaaatgaaaaaaaaaaaagaaaagttattagCCCTGTTCTTATCTGAATACATGATACAGTAGTTATCTTTTGGAGTGTAAATCCTGTCGGTATATATTGAGCACATATATTGTGTTGAAGATTACTAGAAGGGAAAGTCATCAAAAAGCAACAATTTACCCcaggaaaaggggagggaaggcATGCTGAGATGAGTTGCCTCATGGGTCAGTGATAGCCATTCCCTGCCTTCCCATCTCCATGATACAGTAGATCTTATATCATGTTAACTTAGTAATATTTCCAAGAGAGTAGAAAAATAAGTAAGGAAGTGGGGAATCTGATATTATTCTCTCTCATCTCCAGAGCAACATTGGTGTTGTTGTAAAGATGTATTGTAGAAAAGTATTCTTCACCCAGAGTGACCCCCACAGAAGGTGTCAGGTAGACTTGAAATAAGCAAAGTAATAACCCAGCTCCCATACCCATAGTGGCAATTGTAGATTTCTATTGCCCCAAAAGAGCCATACATAGGGATACTTACCTGGAAAGATAGAGGCTCTTCCCTTGGTTTGTGAAGAGGCAGCtagtatatttgtgtgtgtttgcatagACGTAAATGGTAAATAAATTCCTAGGTTTATCAATACACAGTCAAACATTAAAATCTCTCacctcggccgggcatggtggctcacgcctgtaatcccagcactttgggaggccgaggcaggcggatcatgaggtcatgagattgagaccatcctgggcaacatggtgaaaccccgtctctactaaaaatacaaaaaattaggtgggtatggtggcacacgcctgtagtcccagctacttgggaggctgaggcaggaggattgcttgaacctgggaggcggaggttgcagtgagctgagatggcgccactgcactccagcctggtgatagagcaagactctgtcgcaaacaaccaaaccaaaacaaaacaaaatatctcaCCTTATCTTTgaagactaaggaaaaaaaaaaatctcccactCATCAACACACTCCACAGAGGCAGCATACTCTCCAAGTGTAGCTTTCCTTTTTCATGTTCATTATTCCCTTGGTGTTGGTTATTCTCAGTGTCAATCATAATAGAACATCTTCCATAATAACAGTCCCAATTTAAAGGGCATTAAGATAAAAGGTGGAATTGCCAAGGTCAATCCAGATGAGAACCTTCTCATAGAGGTAACCACCGTGTGGGTTTGGATGCTGGGAAGCAGGGGGTCTACGACACTACAAGGTCTCAGTCTTAATTTTTGGAGTACTTCAGTCCCCAGTTATATTTTCCATAGATTTGGCCCCTAAATAAAAAGAAGCTTCTGACTCTAAAATATAAACAGTGCTTGTTACAGGCTTGTTGATATGTTAAGAAATTACTcaccttatctcatttaatcttaaaaacaaacCCCTGACAGGATCAAAACCACAGCAGGGCTACATAATAGGAAAACTACACATAAATAGGTAGAATAATCTGCTCAAGATCACTAGGTAAGTtgctgaaaaagaattcaagattTTATTTGATCCCAGAGTTTAAAACCCAACCTTTCAAACAGCGTTTCTCTCTTCTTAGAGTACAATGTTCTGAGAAAGAGATGCTCTGGAATTCCGGCCTAAGTGTATTTAATGCCTGGGTAAAGAAAGTGAGAGAACATTTCTCTTTAGGGGCTGCTGCTggatttctaaaaagaaaataatttctcagCTAGTAACATGGAGCCAAACAACAGCTTCACAAGACTATGGGTTCTTTAGCCCTCATCTCCTTCAATTCACCCTCTTTATAACCAGTCCTTCTTGTTTCTCCCCTCCCAGCTTTGTTCAGCAGCATGCCCTTCACCCAGATCTTGTCTTGTCACTCATCCCTACTCACCATCATTCTTTCATTCCTCTTGGCCCAATCTCTCTCCACCACTTCCTGCCTACATGTATGTGGGTTATTTATTTCCCTCTCCTGATTCCCCCCACTCCAactctctttctccatctcttgccTTTCAGAAGAACATGTGATCATCCAGGCCGAGTTCTATCTGAATCCTGACCAATCAGGCGAATTTATGTTTGACTTTGATGGTGATGAGATTTTCCACGTGGATATGGCAAAGAAGGAGACAGTCTGGCGGCTTGAAGAATTTGGACGATTTTCCAGCTTTGAGGCTCAAGGTGCATTGGCCAACATAGCTGTGGATAAAGCCAACCTGGAAATCAtgacaaagcgctccaactatacTCCGATCACCAATGGTACCTCCCTCTCTGCTGCACTCCTGGACATGGGAATCCATAGTTTGAAAGTATTTGCTTCAGCTCTTTGTGTTAGATTATTGTAACTGATTTTCCCTCCAAGGGCCTAACTTTCCATAAACAAGCCCCAAATTCTCATGCCAGAGGTCTGAGAACTTTATGGGTTTGATCCTATCTTGATGTGCTCAAGTCTTGTCTCTGTCATCCATGGTCTCCTATGAAGTCATTGCCCTAAGTTCATGCTGGGGGAGCCAGAGGTCCTTGGATATCTTATACCTCAATATTGGCTCAATTTCTTGGGGAGGGTGTGCTGTCAGAGATTGTTATCTGAGGATGTGACATAGATTTCTCAGGGCACAATTTCAACTACTTTTTCAGCTTTAGGGTTTTTAGATAGGTTTGTACCACAATTGAGCATGGGAGGGAGAGGGGTGAGCCTAAGCAGTGATGGCTGATTTCTGTCATGTCTGTCATGTGTCCCCCAGTACCTCCAGAGGTAACTGTGCTCACAAACAGCCCTGTGGAGCTGAGAGAGCCCAACGTCCTCATCTGTTTCATCGACAAGTTCACCCCACCAGTGGTCAATGTCACGTGGCTTCTAAATGGAAAACCTGTCACCACAGGAGTGTCAGAGACAGTCTTCCTGCCCAGGGAAGACCATCTTTTCCGCAAGTTCCACTATCTCCCCTTCCTGCCTTCAACTGAGGACGTTTACGACTGCAAAGTGGAGCACTGGGGCTTGGATGAGCCTCTTCTCAAGCACTGGGGTATGGACCATCACTCAATCTCCTTTATTTCAAGGTTTCCTCCTGTGATGCTTGTGTGAAACTCGGTGTTCTAACTATTTCATAATATCTGCTACAATTAATATAACTGTCTTCTCCTACTACCCAGCTTCCTCCTCTTTTTAATCTGTAATTCTCTCAATACATCATTCAGTCTTCCTCTTCTTTAATCTATGAATAACTTTTCTCTTTATTAAGTACCCTACATTTGATTCTGAGTGTTACTTCTTCCCACACTCATTACCATGTACTCTGCCTTATTTCCCCCCAGAGTTTGATGCTCCAAGCTCTCTCCCAGAGACTAAAGAGAACGTGGTGTGTGCCCTGGGCCTGATTGTGGGTCTGGTGGGCATCATCATTGGGACCATCTTCATCATCAAGGGTGTGCGCAAGAGCAATGCAGCAGAACGCAGGGGGCCTCTGTGAGGCACATGGAGGTGAGTTAGGTGTGGTCAGAGGAAGACATATATGGGGATATCTGAGGGAGGAAAATAGGATGGGGAAAGGAAATGTAATGCATTTAAGAGACAAGGTAGGAACAGATGTGGCTCTTGATTTCTCTTTGCTAGAACGAATCAGACATTGGTATCATCTGGTATCCCAAAGCTTCAGGGTCTGTCATCCCTTTCCATAGATGGGCACCTTGATCACAGCTCCAGTCTTAGAAATCATCTCCAGTACCTAAAACCATTGTTTCACATTAGAATACTGAGTCTTAGGATCTAGAAAATACATTAGAATACGGAGTCTAGGGATCTAGAAAATACTGAGTCTAGGGATCTAGAAAAATAAGCCTCAAGATTTGGGCACATCCTAGCTTGTATTTCCTGGGGCAGGTCATCAGTTCAGAAGCATTTCCAGATCCTGGCTCCTTTCAGGTTAGGGTCAATTCATTGCATGAAATGGGAATCTCTTAGAGGACAAAGCCTGCTTTTGCTCCTTTAGTCTCAAATGTAGTATCAGAAACTCTAAAAAAAGGTAAAGCATGGTTGCTTATTATGTTCAGTTGGAGAGTAGGATATA includes these proteins:
- the LOC100460187 gene encoding HLA class II histocompatibility antigen, DR alpha chain: MAVSGVPMLGVFIIAVLMSAQESRAIKEEHVIIQAEFYLNPDQSGEFMFDFDGDEIFHVDMAKKETVWRLEEFGRFSSFEAQGALANIAVDKANLEIMTKRSNYTPITNVPPEVTVLTNSPVELREPNVLICFIDKFTPPVVNVTWLLNGKPVTTGVSETVFLPREDHLFRKFHYLPFLPSTEDVYDCKVEHWGLDEPLLKHWEFDAPSSLPETKENVVCALGLIVGLVGIIIGTIFIIKGVRKSNAAERRGPL